Proteins encoded in a region of the Diabrotica virgifera virgifera chromosome 4, PGI_DIABVI_V3a genome:
- the LOC114333529 gene encoding ras-related C3 botulinum toxin substrate 1-like, with translation MNKIACVTFGDESVGLRSLLITYTTNAFPAEYVPTVWDNGEYETTLDGKDVSLSLISMAGQQEYSRLRPLAYEMADIFLLGFSIGSPSSLTSLQIVWVPEIRKLCPNTPIVIVGLKKDLRDNPDTVKLLKQKNLKPIPFSYGVKMAQQLGAAKYIECSALKQEGVKEVFEEVIRAFRAHQSRKNKCIIS, from the coding sequence atgaacaaaataGCATGTGTTACATTTGGTGATGAATCAGTTGGTTTAAGAAGCCTTCTTATAACATATACGACGAATGCGTTTCCTGCAGAATATGTACCTACTGTTTGGGACAATGGTGAATACGAGACCACTCTGGATGGCAAAGATGTGAGTTTGTCTCTAATTTCTATGGCAGGTCAACAGGAATACAGTAGATTACGACCACTTGCCTACGAGATGGCGGACATATTCCTGTTAGGATTTTCTATTGGATCTCCAAGCAGTTTAACCAGTCTTCAGATCGTTTGGGTACCAGAAATAAGAAAACTTTGCCCAAATACACCTATAGTGATAGTAGGACTAAAAAAAGATCTAAGAGATAATCCTGACACTGTGAAGttattgaaacaaaaaaatcttaAACCTATACCGTTCTCATATGGTGTAAAAATGGCTCAACAATTAGGAGCAGCGAAATATATTGAGTGTTCTGCTTTGAAACAGGAAGGGGTTAAAGAAGTATTTGAGGAGGTAATTAGAGCCTTTAGAGCCCATCAAAGTAGAAAAAACAAATGTATTATATCGTAA